The following proteins come from a genomic window of Anas acuta chromosome 22, bAnaAcu1.1, whole genome shotgun sequence:
- the VWA5B1 gene encoding von Willebrand factor A domain-containing protein 5B1, translating to MPGGLLNRGTRRPLPLAASEVTSCVSGYACGVTASLTYRNPEAQPCEGLFVFPLDEHTTVVGFEAAVCRRAVTVQIKDKAKIDAAYFNGCGLPDGRAHDRSGRIVLDEDLERIAFVASLGTIPPLESISIFISTSSELQTLPSGAVRVLLPAVCVPRVPQHSSESSSTLPAHQLRTAKPCCGSGSPEQGSSSCLAQLLESEATNPSEYEFSFHLEIRGPCLLAGVESPTHKIRADADPSARSARSIVITLADKHTFDRPVEILIHPSEPHMPHVLMEGGDMTPAEYEQHLKGKNDFIKGTKKDPSAQKKTEIIRKRLNKDIPHHPVVMLNFCPDLRTAQEDLRKAPGEFIFLVDRSRSMSGGSIDRVKDALLVLLKSLTPACLFNIVGFGSTFKALFPASRSYCEESLAVACESLRRMRADMGSTNILAPLRWVVRQPIPRGHPRLLFLLTAGAVGDTGKVLEVLRNHSSSTRCYSFGIGPSACRRLVQGLAAVSRGSAEFLAEGERLQPKMIRSLKKAMAPVLSDVSVEWVFPESTEVLVSPLSTSCLFPGDRLVGYGVVCDTSLYLSNPRSDKRRRYSMMRSQESSSSVFLHSQEEGASTESWSYPEGAERAPDQLAVGRDPGGESDTDTGTDAKTSSRRRAFSANQVTSHEPLRKEPTASDPGSSLLRNPLRKAHLQDLQQLSPEPCPLDFQPFTTRIRGAGARRPSLLHGSCVSSCQHPESPPVPEAAAGQGLGPLDASSSLRSSSDSRSPGEPEGAQHPSFTFETETSSDWEPQDWDFGAARGSPCSPRATCKAVVKGLRGGEPVQWEVAFDIRPLLRERGSREEGDEDLWSETFHHLAARSVIRDLEQLAERECEIEHGSGRRHQLSAVHTSKACNIISKYTAFVPVDLSTSTYLPPGVAYTRAGPAARQGSPRSLSSGHRRHRGGSAARPLSPCGQDGDDGFHGTDADEAGPSPCSTPLSSSCRPPEAPSQSLAASSAHSPKPIESLFAARLTLHKTRLLTRAAKGFMSKSPGRTSEASSESDSESIDYLPLVSLQLACGAFLLNSAFCEALGIPMEKLKRTSPFSCHRLALSPSSSSSSRKAVPGGERTNLGHDGQHPVPDGTRGAVSPSEDAAGRPRHFSGSAVESISKSLRAESELSPPAITIRRFSSPEQHGPEVQALLADIELRRQTEPEGMLWATAVALAWLEHSSAAFFVEWELVAAKASLWLREQHFPQGCSLAAVKAAAQQLFVLLRHWEEKLEFNLLCYNPGSV from the exons ATGCCGGGGGGGCTGCTCAACCGCGGCACCCGGCGCCCGCTGCCGCTCGCCGCCTCCGAGGTGACCTCGTGCGTCAGCGGCTACGCCTGCGGGGTGACGGCCTCGCTCACCTACCGCAACCCGGAGGCGCAGCCGTGCGAAG GGCTCTTCGTCTTCCCCCTGGACGAGCACACAACCGTGGTGGGGTTCGAGGCGGCAGTGTGCCGGCGTGCCGTCACCGTGCAGATCAAGGACAAGGCCAAGATCGACGCCGCCTATTTCAATGGCTGCGGCCTCCCCGACGGACGAGCTCACGACAGGAGCG GAAGGATTGTGCTGGACGAGGACTTGGAGAGGATCGCTTTCGTGGCTAGCCTGGGCACGATTCCTCCCCTGGAAAGCATCTCCATCTTCATCAGCACCTCCTCGGAGCTGCAGACGCTGCCCAGCGGGGCCGTGAgggtcctgctgccagctgtgtgCGTCCCCAGGGTCCCGCAGCACAGCTCGGAGAGCTCCAGCACCCTTCCTGCACACCAGCTCCGGAC AGCCAAGCCCTGCTGCGGATCGGGGAGCccggagcagggcagcagctcctgcctggcccAGCTGCTGGAGAGCGAGGCCACCAACCCCTCCGAGTATGAGTTCAGCTTCCACCTGGAGATCCGAGGGCCGTGCTTGCTGGCAG GCGTCGAGAGCCCCACGCACAAAATCCGCGCGGACGCCGACCCCTCGGCTCGCTCGGCGAGGAGCATCGTCATCACGCTGGCCGACAAGCACACCTTCGACAGGCCCGTGGAGATCCTGATCCACCCCAGCG AGCCCCACATGCCTCACGTCTTGATGGAAGGAGGCGATATGACGCCCGCAGAGTACGAGCAGCACCTGAAGGGGAAGAACGATTTCATCAAAGGCACCAAGAAGGACCCCAGCGCCCAAAAAAAG ACAGAAATCATCAGGAAGCGCCTGAACAAGGACATCCCCCACCACCCTGTCGTCATGCTGAACTTCTGCCCGGACCTGCGGACGGCCCAGGAGGATCTCCGCAAAGCCCCCGGCGAGTTTATCTTCCTGGTGGACCGCAGCAGGAGCATGAGCGGCGGCAGCATCGACCGCGTCAAG GACGCCCTGCTGgtcctcctgaagagcctgacCCCCGCCTGCCTCTTCAACATCGTGGGCTTCGGCTCCACTTTCAAGGCGCTGTTCCCCGCCAGCAGGAGCTACTGCGAG GAGAGCCTGGCTGTCGCCTGCGAGAGCCTCAGGAGGATGCGGGCTGACATGGGCAGCACCAACATCTTGGCGCCCCTGAGGTGGGTCGTGCGGCAGCCGATCCCCAGGGGCCACCCCCGGCTGCTCTTCCTGCTGACCGCCGGGGCCGTGGGCGACACGGGGAAGGTCCTGGAGGTGCTGAGGAACCACTCGTCCTCCACCAG GTGCTACAGCTTCGGCATCGGCCCCAgtgcctgcaggaggctggtgcaGGGGCTGGCCGCCGTGTCCAGGGGCAGCGCCGAGTTCCTGGCCGAGGGCGAGCGGCTGCAGCCCAAG atGATCAGGTCACTGAAGAAGGCGATGGCACCGGTCCTGAGCGACGTGTCCGTGGAGTGGGTCTTTCCCGAAAGCACCGAGGTCTTGGTGTCCCcgctcagcaccagctgcctCTTCCCCGGTGACCGCCTGGTTGGCTACGGCGTCGTCTGTGACACCTCGCTGTACCTCTCCAACCCCCGATCC GACAAGAGGCGGCGGTACAGCATGATGCGCTCCCAGGAGTCGAGCAGCTCAGTTTTCTTGCACTCCCAGGAAGAGGGAGCCAGCACGGAGAGCTGGAGCTACCCGGAGGGGGCCGAGCGTGCCCCGGATCAGCTGGCGGTGGGCAGGGACCCCGGTGGAGAATCGGACACGGACACGG GAACTGATGCCAAGACATCCTCCAGGAGACGGGCGTTCAGTGCCAACCAGGTCACCAGCCACGAGCCCCTCCGCAAGGAGCCCACGGCCAGCGATccgggcagctccctgctgaggAATCCCCTGCGCAAAGCCCACCTGCAggacctgcagcagctcagccccgaGCCGTGCCCGCTGGATTTCCAG CCCTTCACCACCAGGATCCGTGGCGCGGGTGCCCGCCGGCCGTCCCTGCTGCACGGGAGCTGCGTgtcctcctgccagcaccccgAATCCCCGCCAGTGCCCGAAGCTGCAGCTGGACAGGGCTTGGGGCCGCTggatgccagcagcagcctgaggtCCTCATCCGATAGCCGAAGCCCCGGGGAGCCGG AAGGCGCCCAGCATCCGTCCTTCACCTTCGAGACAGAGACCTCCTCCGACTGGGAGCCCCAGGACTGGGATTTCGGCGCCGCCCGGGGCTCCCCATGCTCGCCCCGTGCCACCTGCAAGGCGGTGGTgaaggggctgcggggcggcgaGCCCGTGCAGTGGGAGGTCGCCTTCGACATCCGCCCGCTCCTCCGCGAGCGGGGCAGCCGGGAGGAGGGCGACGAGGACCTGTGGAGCGAGACCTTCCACCACCTGGCAGCCAGATCCGTCATCCGGGACCtggagcagctggcagagagGGAGTGTGAAATTGAGCACG GGTCAGGCCGGCGGCACCAGCTGAGCGCCGTGCACACCAGCAAGGCCTGCAACATCATCAGCAAGTACACGGCGTTCGTGCCGGTGGATCTGAGCACCAGCACCTACCTGCCCCCCGGCGTCGCCTACACCCGCGCGG GGCCAGCAGCCAGGCAAGGCAGCCCGAGGAGCCTCAGCTCGGGACACAGGAGGCACCGCGGCGGTTCTGCGGCGCGTCCCCTGTCACCCTGCGGCCAGGACGGAGATGATGGATTTCATGGCACGG ATGCGGACGAGGCCGGGCCGTcgccctgcagcaccccgctGTCCTCCAGCTGCCGTCCCCCAGAAG CGCCGTCCCAGAGCCTGGCTGCCTCTTCTGCACATTCCCCAAAACCCATTGAGAGCCTCTTTGCTGCGAG GCTGACCCTCCACAAAACCAGGCTGCTGACTCGAGCTGCCAAAGGTTTCATGAGCAAATCCCCGGGCAGAACGAGCGAGGCCAGCTCGGAGAGCGACAGCGAGAGCATCGACTACCTTCCTCTG GTGTCCCTGCAGCTGGCCTGCGGCGCCTTCCTCCTCAACTCAGCCTTCTGCGAGGCGCTGGGCATCCCCATGGAGAAGCTGAAGCGCACCTCGCCTTTCTCCTGCCACCGCCTGGCGCTCAgcccctccagctccagcagctccaggaaggCCGTGCCCGGCGGGGAGCGCACAAACCTCGGGCACGACGGGCAGCACCCGGTCCCCGACGGCACCCGTGGGGCCGTCAGCCCCTCCGAGGACGCGGCCGGCCGCCCTCGCCACTTCTCGGGGAGCGCCGTGGAGAGCATCTCCAAATCCCTGCGAGCCGAGAGCGAGCTGTCCCCGCCGGCCATCACCATCCGCCGCTTCTCCTCCCCGGAGCAGCACGGCCCCGAGGTGCAGGCTCTGCTGGCCGACATCGAGCTGCGGCGGCAGACAGAGCCCGAGGGGATGCTGTGGGCCACGGCCGTGGCGCTGGCCTGGCTGGAGCACAGCTCGGCCGCCTTCTTCGTGGAGTGGGAGCTGGTGGCGGCCAAAGCCAGCCTGTGGCTGCGGGAGCAGCACTTCCcacagggctgcagcctggcGGCGGTGAAGGCGGCGGCCCAGCAGCTCTTCGTCTTGCTCAGGCACTGGGAGGAGAAGCTGGAGTTCAACCTGCTGTGCTACAACCCCGGCAGCGTGTAG